Genomic DNA from Deltaproteobacteria bacterium HGW-Deltaproteobacteria-2:
AACTGACGAAGGGTATCTTACCGATCCGTCCCAGTGGACTAAAGAGGTGGCGCAGGCCATTGCCGCAGAGGAAAGTATTACTCTCACAGACGCGCACTGGAAGGTGATTGATTTTCTGAAAAAAGATTTTGCCGCTACCGGCGTACTGGCATCCATGCGGCGGATTAATAAGACAGGCGGTATTCCCACCAAGGAATTGTATGACCTGTTTCCGGA
This window encodes:
- a CDS encoding sulfur relay protein DsrC — protein: MATKEIAGKTVNVTDEGYLTDPSQWTKEVAQAIAAEESITLTDAHWKVIDFLKKDFAATGVLASMRRINKTGGIPTKELYDLFPDGPLKKAARIAGLSKPTSCV